In Dromiciops gliroides isolate mDroGli1 chromosome 4, mDroGli1.pri, whole genome shotgun sequence, one DNA window encodes the following:
- the NSUN5 gene encoding 28S rRNA (cytosine-C(5))-methyltransferase: MALYGAAASVLSGLEAHQGSLKTLVYSSRFQNVRQLYALVCETQRYSAVLDSVIRSAGLLETEKKLKPHLAKVLVYELLLGRGLRGGGRWKPVLSRHKARLQAEFARLKVKHCVSRNEDLLESTPGAVKVVQLPRFVRVNTLKTSLADTIDYLKREGYSYQGRASGLDELRALEGKRFVLDSLLPELLVFSAGTDFHKHPLYQAGHLILQDKASCLPAMLLAPPPGSHVIDACAAPGNKTSHLAALLKNRGKIFAFDLDAGRLAAMATLLTRAGVSCCEIANKDFLSVSPSDPRYRQVQYILLDPSCSGSGMVSRQLEEPGAFSPSQERLHALAGFQRRALSHALSFPALQRLVYSTCSVCQEENEDVVRDLLQQSLGAFRLVQALPLWPQRGLSTFPGAEHCIRASPEATLTGGFFVAVLERASGESPAPEPQLLAEGPVPSVAPKKKKRPRQKALPT; this comes from the exons ATGGCGCTGTACGGGGCTGCGGCGTCCGTGCTCTCGGGGCTAGAGGCCCACCAGGGCTCCCTCAAGACCCTGGTCTATAGCAGCCGCTTCCAG AACGTCCGGCAGCTGTACGCCCTGGTCTGCGAGACCCAGCGCTATTCGGCCGTGCTGGACTCGGTGATCCGCAGCGCGGGGCTCCTGGAGACGGAGAAGAAGctgaaaccacacctggccaaG GTGCTGGTGTATGAGCTGCTCCTGGGCCGGGGCTTGCGGGGCGGAGGCCGCTGGAAGCCTGTGCTATCCCGACATAAGGCGAGGCTGCAGGCAGAGTTTGCCCGGCTCAAGGTGAAGCACTGTGTGAGCCGCAACGAGGACCTCCTGGAGTCGACTCCTGGAGCTGTCAAGG TGGTGCAGCTCCCCCGCTTTGTGCGAGTGAACACGCTCAAGACCAGCCTCGCTGACACCATCGATTACTTGAAGCGTGAGGGCTATTCCTACCAGGGCCGTGCTTCTGG GCTGGACGAGCTGCGGGCCTTAGAGGGGAAACGCTTTGTTCTGGACTCCCTGCTCCCAGAGCTGCTGGTCTTCTCTGCGGGCACTGACTTCCATAAGCACCCGCTGTACCAGGCTGGTCATCTCATCCTGCAAGACAAG GCCAGCTGCCTCCCTGCCATGCTACTTGCCCCTCCACCTGGCTCCCATGTCATCGATGCGTGTGCTGCCCCAGGCAATAAGACGAGTCACCTGGCTGCTCTGCTGAAGAACCGGGG GAAAATCTTTGCTTTTGATTTGGATGCCGGGCGGCTAGCAGCCATGGCCACACTACTGACCAGGGCTGGAGTCTCTTGCTGTGAGATCGCCAACAAGgactttctctctgtatctccctCTGACCCACGTTACCGCCAGGTCCAGTACATCTTGCTGGACCCTTCTTGCAGTGGTTCTG GCATGGTGTCTCGGCAGCTGGAGGAGCCTGGAGCTTTCAGCCCCAGCCAGGAACGTTTACACGCCCTGGCTGGCTTCCAGCGCCGTGCCCTGAGCCATGCACTCTCCTTCCCGGCCCTGCAGCGCCTGGTCTATTCAACCTGTTCTGTGTGccaggaggagaatgaggatgtGGTTCGAGATCTCCTGCAGCAGAGCCTGGGCGCCTTTAG GCTTGTCCAGGCGTTACCTCTGTGGCCACAGAGAGGTCTCAGCACATTTCCAGGTGCAGAACACTGTATCCGGGCGTCTCCAGAGGCCACGCTCACGGGGGGCTTCTTTGTCGCTGTCTTGGAACGTGCCAGTGGGGAAAG CCCAGCTCCAGAACCACAACTGCTGGCCGAAGGACCTGTACCCAGCGTGGCTCCCAAGAAAAAGAAACGACCAAGGCAGAAAGCATTACCTACGTGA